In Haliaeetus albicilla chromosome 12, bHalAlb1.1, whole genome shotgun sequence, a genomic segment contains:
- the ANKRD34C gene encoding ankyrin repeat domain-containing protein 34C translates to MDEVTELEMGGNSLLKAVWLGRLRLTRLLLEGGAYINESNEKGETALMVACITKHVDQQSINKAKMVKYLLDNRADPNIQDKSGKTALMHACIRGAGGDVVSLLLENGADPSLEDHSGASALVHAINADDKDVLQHLLNACKAKGKEVIIITMDKSASGTKTAKQYLNVPPSLEFKEKAPPEACTAPSSTHLKTPGSAPSPAEKESGIFGPHPSHPGDSPSARSADEPPSPGQRAGTARRAHLPQLKRLRSEPWGLVAPSVLAASTHRDDTRVCADDEVIMGIGDLSLSKKAPLAWSGSSKSKDPSLFPPVDEQALRTPPAPGPLARKAAYEKSQAAHQRLPRRGTVPEEPESVGSTVAGSATAMDTLHWRRLSAEHYDCDPQVSSVPGLTEAGKVPSERRKLSGSHLALLDGSRESLDSMAGTSPATIRHRPPGLLERRGSGTLLLDHISHTRPGYLPPLNVNPNPPIPDIGSNSKASSPLAACFKSLVPIAPSSPRRGDLRAKRKLLRRHSMQAEQMRQLSDFEEIVAQ, encoded by the coding sequence ATGGATGAGGTGACGGAGCTGGAGATGGGGGGGAACTCCCTCCTAAAGGCAGTGTGGCTCGGCCGGCTGCGGCTGACCCGGCTACTGCTAGAAGGGGGGGCTTACATCAATGAGAGCAACGAGAAAGGGGAGACCGCCCTGATGGTGGCCTGCATCACCAAGCATGTCGACCAGCAGAGCATTAACAAGGCCAAGATGGTGAAGTACCTGCTGGACAACAGAGCTGACCCCAACATCCAGGACAAGTCTGGGAAAACAGCCCTCATGCATGCCTGCATCCGTGGCGCCGGGGGGGATGtggtgtccctgctgctggagaatGGGGCAGACCCCAGCCTGGAGGACCACTCAGGAGCATCAGCTCTGGTCCACGCCATCAATGCCGATGACAAGGATGTGCTGCAGCACCTCCTGAACGCCTGCAAAGCCAAAGGGAAGGAGGTGATCATTATCACTATGGACAAGTCGGCCTCTGGCACCAAGACTGCCAAGCAATACCTGAACGTTCCCCCCTCACTGGAGTTCAAGGAGAAGGCCCCCCCTGAGGCATGCACAgcaccctccagcacccacTTGAAAACTCCTGGCTCGGCACCTTCCCCTGCTGAGAAGGAGAGCGGCATCTTCGGCCCACACCCATCGCACCCTGGAGACAGCCCCTCTGCCAGGTCTGCTGACGAGCCACCCTCCCCGGGCCAGAGAGCCGGCACAGCCAGGAGAGCCCATCTGCCCCAGCTGAAACGGCTACGGTCAGAGCCATGGGGTCTGGTCGCACCCTCAGTGCTGGCGGCCTCCACACACCGTGACGACACGCGGGTCTGCGCAGACGACGAGGTGATCATGGGCATCGGCGACCTCTCGCTCTCCAAAAAGGCTCCTCTTGCCTGGAGTGGCAGCAGCAAGAGCAAGGacccctctctcttccccccggTAGACGAGCAGGCTCTGAGGACACCACCAGCCCCTGGGCCACTGGCGAGGAAAGCAGCCTACGAGAAGAGCCAGGCTGCCCACCAGCGCCTGCCCCGAAGAGGCACAGTCCCCGAAGAGCCGGAGAGTGTTGGCTCCACTGTCGCCGGCTCGGCCACGGCAATGGACACGCTGCACTGGCGGAGGCTGAGTGCCGAGCACTACGACTGCGACCCCCAGGTCTCCAGTGTCCCCGGCCTGACCGAGGCGGGGAAGGTGCCATCAGAGAGGAGGAAGCTCAGCGGTTCCCACCTGGCCTTGCTGGATGGCTCACGGGAGTCCCTGGACAGCATGGCCGGCACATCGCCTGCGACCATCCGGCACCGACCGCCCGGCTTGCTGGAGAGGCGAGGGTCCGGGACCCTGCTGCTGGACCACATCTCCCACACGAGGCCGGGATATCTGCCCCCCCTGAATGTGAACCCCAACCCCCCGATCCCCGACATCGGCTCCAACAGCAAAGCCTCCTCTCCGCTTGCTGCCTGCTTTAAGTCCCTGGTACCCATCGCTCCCAGCTCACCCAGACGGGGCGACTTGAGAGCCAAAAGGAAGCTTCTCCGGAGGCACTCCATGCAAGCGGAGCAGATGCGGCAGCTCTCTGATTTTGAGGAAATAGTGGCCCAGTAA
- the TMED3 gene encoding transmembrane emp24 domain-containing protein 3 encodes MRAGMRAGMRVLAVLLCALRAGGTELTFELPDSAKQCFHQELERGLKFTLDYQVITGGHYDVDCYVEDPNGRTIYKETKKQYDSFPHRTEVKGVYTFCFSNEFSTFSHKTVYFDFQVGDEPPILPDMSNRVTALTQMESACVTIHEALNTVIDSQTHYRLREAQDRSRAEDLNGRVSYWSVGETLILFVVSIGQVMLLKSFFTEKRPGSSGTST; translated from the exons ATGCGGGCCGGGATGCGGGCCGGGATGCGGGTGCTGGCCGTGCTGCTGTGCGCGCTGCGGGCCGGCGGCACCGAGCTGACCTTCGAGCTGCCCGACAGCGCCAAGCAGTGCTTCCACCAGGAGCTGGAGCGCGGCCTCAAGTTCACGCTGGACTACCAG GTGATCACCGGCGGACACTACGACGTGGACTGCTACGTGGAGGACCCCAACGGCAGGACGATCTACAAGGAGACCAAGAAGCAGTACGACAGCTTCCCGCACCGTACCGAAGTCAAGGGCGTCTACACCTTCTGCTTCAGCAATGAGTTCtccaccttctcccacaaaaCCGTCTACTTCGACTTCCAGGTGGGCGACGAGCCACCGATCCTGCCTGACATGAGCAACCGCGTCACCGCCCTGACACAG ATGGAGTCCGCCTGTGTCACCATCCACGAGGCTCTGAACACAGTGATCGACTCCCAGACTCACTACCGCCTGCGGGAAGCACAGGACCGGAGCAGAGCCGAAGACCTCAACGGCCGGGTCTCATACTGGTCGGTTGGGGAAACCCTCATCCTCTTTGTGGTCAGCATTGGGCAAGTGATGCTGCTCAAAAGCTTCTTCACCGAGAAGAGACCCGGCAGCAGCGGGACCAGCACCTAG